From the Entomomonas sp. E2T0 genome, one window contains:
- a CDS encoding acyloxyacyl hydrolase — protein sequence MRTMTAIVVAILLAIPTITLAQEHSISNSNTKYHFDTSIAIGTTDAGDMTYRFSITSPWNVNWLNSFAGYISGYWDFGYTYWQGGDKATGNHSLSFAPVFTYNFNTNSEIKPYIEAGIGITGFSRTRVSNKKLGSAFNFEDRLGLGITFLDRQKLGLRVIHYSNAGIKKPNQGINNYSLFYSYAF from the coding sequence ATGAGAACAATGACTGCTATTGTTGTTGCAATATTATTGGCCATACCAACTATAACCCTTGCTCAAGAGCATTCAATATCTAACAGCAATACTAAATATCACTTTGATACTAGTATTGCAATTGGTACAACAGATGCTGGAGACATGACTTATCGTTTTTCGATCACATCTCCATGGAATGTAAATTGGCTTAATTCCTTTGCAGGTTATATATCAGGCTATTGGGATTTTGGCTATACCTACTGGCAAGGGGGTGATAAAGCAACTGGCAACCATTCACTTTCTTTTGCACCAGTATTTACTTATAACTTTAATACAAACAGTGAAATAAAACCCTATATTGAGGCTGGAATAGGTATTACTGGTTTCTCAAGAACACGCGTTTCTAATAAAAAACTTGGCTCAGCTTTTAATTTTGAAGACCGTTTAGGATTAGGCATTACATTCTTAGATAGACAAAAACTTGGTTTACGGGTTATACATTACTCCAATGCTGGCATTAAAAAACCCAACCAAGGTATAAATAATTACTCCTTATTTTACAGTTACGCTTTTTAA
- a CDS encoding phosphoethanolamine transferase gives MQNIKTILQYDFVPFDFIKKVKWLLTTCITLTFILFYFMDVVVITDLIANISIVSWLIVATSRLKILNILIIFLFSTIMALEIAYVIENSERISLVILESVIDTNIVYGIFVAKIILLISIPITVLLCFLFIKSVSEIKKFSFKKQIIFAFILFAISIADVSSRIHSIYNTFDERGKEDFSTIPLIMLAPTMQIFYPFILGDSFCLVSYINEVRKINTNIHHTAWPEGIKLSYTKETPLKIVVILGETALRQHFSLYGYEFPTTPNLNNLYKNNEITVFQNVISGAPITRESIRLSLSYATPHNKNNFYNYKNIVEMAHIANYETLWFSTTHETAVYSNYVGMIAKSSNIFYDSNSHDLLGTEEDLVLPELLDKHYETGKKQFFVLHMQGSHMDYLERFDKKDKEALTTTPENTNYDRTIHHTDRVLLKIVDVIRKHDENTVMIFISDHGEIINKGHGMVFGGGALQYEIPFITLQNKNKLNIESLIDAYRSNNNILNTINLNYILLEIIGFDIDNHLIEQSK, from the coding sequence ATGCAAAATATAAAAACTATTCTACAATATGATTTTGTACCATTTGACTTTATAAAAAAAGTAAAATGGCTACTCACTACATGCATCACATTAACATTTATCTTATTTTACTTTATGGATGTTGTTGTAATTACGGATTTGATTGCCAATATTTCTATTGTCTCATGGTTAATTGTTGCTACAAGCCGCTTAAAAATCTTAAATATTCTTATTATATTTTTATTTAGCACAATTATGGCTCTTGAGATAGCATATGTTATTGAAAATAGCGAGCGAATAAGTTTAGTTATCTTAGAATCTGTTATCGATACAAATATAGTTTATGGTATTTTTGTAGCTAAAATTATCCTATTAATCTCAATACCTATAACTGTACTATTGTGTTTTCTCTTTATTAAATCTGTTTCTGAAATTAAAAAATTTTCTTTTAAAAAACAAATTATTTTCGCATTCATTCTATTTGCAATTAGCATTGCAGATGTTTCTAGCAGAATTCATTCTATTTATAATACTTTTGATGAACGTGGAAAAGAAGATTTCTCTACAATTCCTTTAATAATGTTAGCTCCAACAATGCAAATTTTTTATCCCTTCATTTTAGGAGATTCCTTTTGTTTAGTTAGCTATATTAATGAGGTTAGAAAAATTAACACAAATATCCATCATACAGCATGGCCTGAAGGTATTAAATTATCATATACTAAAGAAACGCCCTTAAAAATTGTTGTAATACTGGGTGAAACAGCTTTAAGACAGCACTTTTCACTTTATGGCTATGAATTTCCAACTACCCCTAATTTAAATAACCTTTATAAAAATAACGAAATCACTGTATTTCAGAATGTTATATCAGGCGCTCCTATTACAAGAGAATCCATAAGACTATCTCTCTCCTATGCAACCCCACATAATAAAAACAACTTTTATAATTATAAAAATATCGTTGAAATGGCTCACATTGCTAATTACGAAACATTATGGTTTTCAACAACTCATGAAACTGCTGTATACAGTAATTATGTAGGAATGATCGCCAAAAGCAGTAATATTTTTTATGATTCGAACTCCCATGATTTATTAGGTACAGAGGAAGATCTCGTTCTACCCGAACTATTAGATAAACACTATGAGACAGGGAAAAAACAGTTTTTTGTTTTACATATGCAAGGAAGTCATATGGATTATCTTGAAAGATTTGATAAAAAAGATAAGGAGGCCCTAACTACTACACCAGAAAATACTAACTATGATAGAACAATACATCACACAGATAGGGTCTTATTAAAAATAGTAGATGTAATAAGAAAACACGATGAAAATACTGTAATGATTTTCATCTCTGATCATGGTGAAATTATTAACAAAGGCCATGGTATGGTTTTTGGTGGAGGTGCTCTTCAATATGAAATACCATTTATTACTTTACAAAATAAAAATAAACTTAACATTGAATCCCTGATAGATGCATATCGTAGCAATAACAATATATTGAACACTATTAATTTGAATTATATTCTTCTTGAAATTATAGGATTTGATATAGATAATCATTTAATAGAACAGTCTAAGTGA
- a CDS encoding protease inhibitor I42 family protein, giving the protein MDLLIYKKRWDILLRLIVLIAASILLVSCASKAIAPLVVMDQFACQSIKLAVNQELVVNLPSNPTTGYRWSLVNQPHFLKVVEDDNYQQDKTDGEPRVGVGGQSLWIFRAEAIGSDQLDLIYHRPWEKEQAPAKQLSCKITVH; this is encoded by the coding sequence ATGGATTTGCTAATTTATAAAAAGAGATGGGATATATTACTGAGACTTATTGTTCTCATTGCTGCTAGTATCTTATTAGTTAGTTGTGCGAGTAAAGCGATTGCCCCTTTAGTTGTAATGGATCAGTTTGCTTGTCAATCTATTAAATTAGCAGTTAACCAAGAGTTAGTGGTTAATTTACCAAGTAATCCAACTACAGGGTATCGTTGGTCACTTGTAAATCAGCCTCATTTCTTAAAAGTGGTTGAGGATGATAATTATCAGCAAGATAAAACGGATGGTGAACCACGAGTAGGTGTGGGTGGACAGTCTTTATGGATTTTTAGAGCAGAAGCAATAGGTAGTGATCAGTTAGATTTAATTTATCATAGACCTTGGGAAAAAGAACAAGCGCCTGCCAAACAGTTAAGTTGTAAGATTACTGTTCATTAG
- a CDS encoding YbdD/YjiX family protein, with product MFGNLGKAGKYLGQAAKMLVGMPDYDNYVAHMKNNHPDKPVMTYEEFFRERQEARYGGRGKGGFRCC from the coding sequence ATGTTTGGTAATTTAGGTAAAGCGGGTAAGTATTTAGGTCAGGCAGCAAAAATGCTAGTAGGTATGCCTGATTATGATAATTATGTTGCTCATATGAAAAATAACCATCCAGATAAGCCAGTGATGACTTATGAAGAGTTCTTCCGTGAGCGTCAAGAAGCGCGTTATGGTGGTAGGGGTAAGGGTGGTTTTCGTTGTTGTTGA
- the fumC gene encoding class II fumarate hydratase, with protein sequence MSNIRKEYDSMGEIDVPADKYWGAQTERSIHNFKIGVDRFKMHPTIIHSFGILKKSAALANRDLGEIPSNIADAIAKAADDVIAGKLNDNFPLVVFQTGSGTQSNMNGNEVIANRAVEILGGQIGDKKAVHPNDHVNCGQSSNDTFPTAMHIAVVLELFNRLFPDVSQLRDTLQKKSEQYREVVKTGRTHLQDATPITLGQEISSWVAQIDFALDTVKNTLQGVYSLAIGGTAVGTGLNAHPQFGDRCAANIAELTGHPFISSKNKFFSLAAHDALVNVSAALRTLAGSLLKIANDVRWLASGPRCGIGEILIPENEPGSSIMPGKVNPTQCEALTMVCAQVFGNDATVAFAGSQGNFELNVYKPVMVHNVLESIDLLSDACLSFNEHCAVGIEPNLPVIKKHLENNLMLVTALNKHIGYDKAALIAKTAHKENKSLKQVALELNLVSAEDFDKWVDPLAMTNLNRSQL encoded by the coding sequence ATGAGCAATATACGTAAAGAATATGATTCAATGGGTGAAATTGATGTACCTGCTGACAAATATTGGGGAGCACAAACCGAGCGCTCTATTCATAATTTTAAGATAGGTGTTGATCGCTTTAAGATGCACCCTACTATCATCCATTCATTTGGTATTCTAAAAAAATCAGCAGCCCTAGCGAATAGAGATCTAGGTGAAATACCTAGCAATATTGCAGATGCCATCGCCAAAGCAGCGGATGATGTTATTGCTGGAAAATTAAATGATAACTTCCCCCTTGTAGTATTCCAAACAGGCTCTGGCACCCAATCCAATATGAATGGCAATGAAGTAATTGCTAATCGTGCAGTAGAAATATTGGGTGGGCAAATTGGTGATAAAAAAGCGGTTCATCCCAATGACCATGTAAACTGTGGCCAATCATCCAATGATACATTTCCAACCGCTATGCATATTGCTGTTGTATTAGAGTTATTTAACAGACTTTTCCCTGATGTTAGCCAGTTAAGAGATACTCTACAGAAAAAAAGCGAACAATACAGAGAAGTGGTTAAAACAGGTAGAACTCATTTACAAGATGCTACCCCTATTACGCTAGGTCAAGAAATTAGTAGCTGGGTAGCACAAATTGATTTTGCCTTAGATACTGTAAAAAATACCCTACAAGGTGTTTATAGTTTAGCTATTGGTGGTACTGCTGTGGGTACAGGTTTAAATGCTCATCCACAATTTGGTGATCGTTGCGCTGCCAATATTGCTGAGCTTACAGGACACCCTTTTATTTCATCTAAAAACAAATTCTTTTCTTTAGCAGCACATGATGCTTTAGTTAATGTTTCTGCTGCATTAAGAACACTAGCAGGTTCCTTATTAAAAATAGCTAATGATGTTCGTTGGTTAGCCAGTGGTCCTCGTTGTGGTATAGGGGAAATTCTTATTCCAGAAAACGAGCCTGGTTCTTCTATTATGCCAGGCAAAGTCAATCCAACCCAATGCGAAGCCTTAACCATGGTATGTGCGCAAGTATTTGGTAATGATGCAACGGTGGCCTTTGCAGGTAGCCAAGGTAATTTTGAATTAAATGTTTATAAACCTGTGATGGTACATAATGTATTAGAAAGTATTGACCTACTCTCTGATGCTTGCCTATCCTTTAATGAGCATTGTGCTGTAGGTATTGAACCTAACTTACCTGTTATTAAAAAACACTTAGAAAATAATCTAATGTTAGTAACAGCACTTAATAAACATATTGGTTATGATAAGGCTGCTCTTATTGCGAAAACAGCTCATAAGGAAAACAAAAGCTTAAAACAGGTAGCTTTAGAGTTAAATCTAGTATCAGCAGAAGACTTTGATAAATGGGTTGACCCATTAGCGATGACTAATTTGAATAGAAGCCAGCTCTAA
- the prfB gene encoding peptide chain release factor 2 (programmed frameshift) has protein sequence MEINPILNTIKDLTERTEAIRGYLDYDLKKDRLIEVTRELEDPTIWNNPEQAQSLGRERSQLEQVVATIDEMTGGLADAKDLLEMAVEENDEAAVADIEKEVNRLNSVMEVLEFRRMFSGEMDPNNAYLDIQSGSGGTEAQDWANMLLRMYLRWADSHGFKTQIVELSAGEVAGIKSATVHIEGEYVFGWLRTEIGVHRLVRKSPFDSGNRRHTSFAAVFVSPEIDDNIEIDINPADLRIDTYRSSGAGGQHVNTTDSAVRITHIPTNTVVSCQNERSQHANKDHAMKMLRAKLYELEMQKRNAAAQALEDTKSDIGWGSQIRSYVLDQSRIKDLRTGVENTNCDAVLDGDLDKFIEASLKQGL, from the exons ATGGAAATTAATCCTATTCTAAACACAATAAAAGATTTAACAGAACGCACCGAAGCCATTCGGGGGTATCTT GACTACGATCTTAAAAAAGATCGCTTAATTGAGGTCACAAGAGAATTAGAAGACCCTACCATTTGGAATAATCCAGAACAAGCACAAAGCTTAGGCAGAGAGCGCTCACAATTAGAACAAGTCGTAGCCACTATTGATGAAATGACGGGTGGTCTAGCCGATGCCAAAGACTTATTAGAAATGGCAGTGGAAGAAAATGATGAAGCTGCCGTTGCCGATATAGAAAAAGAAGTCAACCGCTTAAATAGTGTTATGGAAGTACTTGAGTTTCGCCGTATGTTTAGTGGTGAAATGGACCCTAATAACGCTTATCTGGATATTCAATCAGGTTCAGGCGGTACTGAAGCCCAAGACTGGGCAAATATGCTATTACGTATGTACCTACGTTGGGCAGATAGTCATGGTTTTAAGACACAGATTGTTGAACTATCGGCTGGTGAAGTAGCTGGTATTAAATCGGCTACAGTTCATATTGAGGGAGAATATGTATTCGGCTGGTTACGTACTGAAATTGGTGTACATCGATTAGTAAGAAAGAGCCCTTTTGACTCTGGAAATCGTCGCCATACCTCTTTTGCTGCTGTATTCGTTTCACCTGAAATTGACGATAATATTGAAATTGATATTAACCCAGCAGATTTACGCATTGATACTTACCGCTCATCAGGTGCAGGTGGACAGCACGTTAATACCACTGATTCAGCAGTACGTATTACCCATATTCCTACTAATACTGTAGTAAGCTGCCAAAACGAACGTTCACAGCATGCGAATAAAGACCATGCCATGAAAATGTTACGTGCTAAATTATATGAGTTAGAAATGCAAAAACGTAATGCAGCTGCTCAAGCATTAGAAGACACTAAATCTGATATTGGCTGGGGTAGTCAAATTCGCTCTTATGTACTAGACCAATCTCGTATTAAAGATTTACGAACTGGTGTTGAAAATACTAACTGTGATGCCGTATTAGACGGTGACTTAGATAAATTTATTGAAGCAAGTTTAAAACAAGGCCTCTAA
- the aroE gene encoding shikimate dehydrogenase: protein MDHYAVFGNPIAHSKSPIIHRLFAQQTNQKIIYEPILAPIGGFAAAIKKFLETGQGCNITVPFKEEAYHIANELTPRAQLAGAVNTLKKLADGTLLGDNTDGVGLVRDLKNASINLKGKTILLLGAGGAARGVIEPILNEQPQHLLIANRTLNKAEILVELTKHLGYISAHSYETLIEPVDLIINATSASLSNELPNINAQLIQPKKTICYDMMYSKEPTVFCQWGKKNGAAKTIDGLGMLVEQAAEAFSLWRGVQPKTDTVLKFLRQQLVRD, encoded by the coding sequence ATGGATCACTATGCCGTTTTCGGTAACCCTATAGCTCACAGTAAATCACCTATTATTCATCGATTATTCGCACAACAGACTAATCAAAAAATAATTTATGAGCCTATCCTTGCTCCTATAGGTGGTTTTGCTGCAGCAATTAAAAAGTTCCTTGAAACAGGCCAAGGTTGTAATATTACTGTTCCCTTTAAAGAAGAAGCCTATCACATAGCAAATGAGCTAACACCCAGAGCACAACTAGCAGGAGCAGTTAATACCTTAAAGAAACTAGCAGATGGTACTTTGCTAGGTGATAATACTGATGGTGTTGGATTAGTACGTGACCTAAAAAATGCTAGTATTAATCTAAAGGGTAAAACTATCTTATTATTAGGTGCTGGTGGGGCTGCTCGTGGTGTGATTGAACCCATTCTCAACGAACAACCACAACACCTACTAATAGCTAATCGTACGTTAAATAAAGCTGAAATCTTAGTTGAACTTACAAAACATCTAGGTTATATCAGCGCGCATAGTTACGAAACCCTAATAGAGCCTGTTGATTTAATTATTAATGCTACTTCTGCCAGCCTGAGTAATGAGTTACCTAATATCAATGCTCAACTTATACAACCTAAAAAAACTATTTGCTATGACATGATGTACAGCAAAGAGCCTACAGTTTTTTGTCAATGGGGTAAAAAAAATGGGGCGGCTAAAACTATTGATGGCTTAGGAATGTTAGTAGAACAAGCAGCTGAAGCCTTTTCCCTTTGGCGAGGCGTTCAACCTAAAACAGATACTGTTCTGAAATTTCTTCGTCAACAATTAGTAAGGGATTAA
- a CDS encoding DUF4031 domain-containing protein: protein MAIYVDNVRVPHMGKLWCHLVADTLDELHHFAKRLEIPRRGFHYDASYPHYDITIELREMALQLGAIAGNRRDIIRCAKQLKEQFQDSFY from the coding sequence ATGGCTATCTATGTAGACAATGTACGTGTTCCCCATATGGGTAAATTGTGGTGTCATCTCGTAGCGGATACGTTAGATGAACTACATCATTTTGCTAAACGTTTGGAAATTCCTCGCAGAGGCTTTCATTATGATGCATCCTATCCCCACTATGATATAACCATAGAATTAAGGGAAATGGCTCTACAACTAGGCGCAATCGCTGGTAATCGTAGAGATATTATTCGCTGTGCAAAGCAACTAAAAGAACAATTTCAGGATTCTTTCTACTGA
- the lysS gene encoding lysine--tRNA ligase yields MTEQTIQQQDENKLIAQRKEKLAALRDKNSVAFPNDFRRNSYITDLLAFGEGKDKETLEADKKQIKIAGRLMLNRGAFLVVQDMTSRIQLYVDRKNLPEETLVDIKTWDLGDIIGAEGYLSRSNKGDLFIHLQDVRLLTKSLRPLPDKHHGLTDTEMRYRQRYVDLIVNDEVRNVFKTRSRIISHIRKFLIDRDFIEVETPMLQTIPGGAAAKPFQTHHNALAMDMFLRIAPELYLKRLVVGGFEKVFEINRNFRNEGVSTRHNPEFTMIEWYQAYADYEDNMDLTEELFRELALLVLGTTDVSYQGKVFHFGEPFARLSVFDSILKYNPEITADDLKDIEKARTIAKKAGADVKGYEGLGKLQTMIFEELVEHKLEQPTFITQYPFEVSPLARRNDEDPSVTDRFELFIGGREIANAYSELNDAEDQAERFMQQVKDKDAGDDEAMHYDADFVNALEYGMPPTTGEGIGIDRLVMLLTDSPSIRDVILFPHMRPLDK; encoded by the coding sequence ATGACTGAACAAACCATACAACAGCAGGATGAAAACAAACTGATCGCACAACGTAAAGAAAAATTAGCTGCTTTACGAGATAAGAACTCAGTTGCTTTCCCTAATGATTTTCGTCGTAATAGTTATATTACTGACCTCCTAGCCTTTGGTGAGGGTAAGGATAAGGAAACATTAGAGGCTGATAAAAAACAGATCAAAATTGCTGGCCGTTTAATGTTAAATCGTGGTGCTTTCTTAGTTGTACAGGATATGACCAGTCGTATTCAACTGTATGTAGACCGTAAGAATTTACCTGAAGAAACCCTTGTAGATATCAAGACTTGGGATTTAGGTGATATTATTGGTGCAGAAGGCTACTTATCTCGTTCCAATAAAGGCGATCTATTTATTCACTTACAAGATGTTCGTCTACTCACCAAATCATTACGTCCTTTACCTGATAAACATCATGGTTTAACCGATACAGAAATGCGTTATCGTCAACGTTATGTAGATCTAATTGTTAATGACGAAGTGCGTAATGTTTTTAAAACACGCTCAAGAATTATTAGTCATATCCGTAAATTTTTAATAGATCGTGATTTTATCGAAGTAGAAACACCTATGTTACAAACCATTCCAGGTGGTGCGGCAGCCAAACCTTTCCAAACTCACCACAATGCATTAGCTATGGATATGTTTTTACGTATCGCTCCTGAGCTATATCTAAAACGTCTAGTAGTAGGTGGTTTTGAGAAAGTATTTGAAATTAATCGTAACTTCCGCAATGAAGGGGTTTCAACTCGTCATAATCCAGAGTTTACCATGATTGAATGGTATCAGGCTTATGCCGACTATGAAGATAATATGGATTTAACGGAAGAGTTATTCCGCGAACTGGCCTTATTAGTATTAGGTACCACAGATGTGTCTTACCAAGGCAAAGTATTCCACTTTGGTGAACCATTCGCTCGGTTATCTGTATTTGACTCCATATTAAAATATAACCCTGAAATTACTGCTGATGATCTAAAAGATATAGAAAAAGCACGCACCATTGCTAAAAAAGCAGGGGCTGATGTAAAAGGTTATGAAGGTTTGGGCAAATTACAAACCATGATCTTTGAAGAACTAGTAGAACATAAACTAGAACAGCCAACCTTTATTACCCAATATCCTTTTGAAGTATCACCATTAGCTCGTCGTAACGATGAAGATCCTAGTGTTACTGATCGCTTTGAATTATTTATTGGTGGTCGTGAAATTGCTAATGCTTACTCTGAGCTTAATGACGCTGAAGACCAAGCAGAACGTTTTATGCAACAAGTAAAAGATAAAGATGCTGGCGATGATGAAGCCATGCACTATGACGCTGACTTTGTTAATGCATTAGAATATGGTATGCCACCAACCACAGGTGAAGGCATTGGTATCGATCGACTAGTAATGCTATTAACTGATTCACCTTCTATTCGTGATGTGATTCTATTCCCTCACATGCGCCCTTTAGATAAATAA
- the yjiA gene encoding GTPase, which yields MSAIPATILTGFLGAGKTTLLQHILKEQHGYKIAVIENEFGEVAIDNTLLGDRATQITTLSNGCICCSSQNELSDALYDLLDAVDDGLLEFDHLIIECTGMADPGPIIQTFFSSEVLGERYLLDGVITLVDAVHAMQQLDQFAIAQAQVGYADRILITKTDINPDTDLLEQRLRKINVRAPIYKVIQGQIDLTVLFNIEGFILNDQLTIATPIFSPVMANQQTNSIQSMVVRLDKPLELSGVSDFMDNLLTTYGDQILRYKGILSIANEPCRLLFQGVQKLYSADWDRDWQADEKRESVLVFIGLNLPEQEIRDGFANL from the coding sequence ATGTCAGCTATTCCAGCTACAATTTTGACAGGCTTTCTAGGTGCTGGAAAAACTACATTATTACAGCATATTCTAAAAGAACAGCATGGCTATAAAATAGCGGTTATTGAAAATGAATTTGGTGAAGTAGCCATTGATAATACTTTATTAGGTGATAGGGCTACCCAAATTACCACACTAAGTAATGGTTGTATTTGTTGTAGCAGTCAGAATGAATTATCTGATGCTTTATATGATTTACTAGATGCAGTGGATGATGGGTTATTAGAGTTTGATCATCTTATTATTGAATGTACCGGTATGGCTGACCCTGGCCCAATTATTCAAACTTTTTTCTCTTCGGAAGTATTGGGTGAACGCTATTTATTAGATGGTGTTATTACTTTAGTTGATGCAGTACATGCTATGCAGCAGTTAGATCAATTTGCTATAGCACAAGCTCAAGTAGGTTATGCTGATCGTATTTTAATTACAAAAACAGATATTAATCCTGATACTGATCTTTTAGAGCAAAGATTACGCAAAATTAATGTAAGAGCACCAATCTATAAAGTTATCCAAGGACAAATAGACTTAACTGTATTATTTAATATTGAAGGTTTTATTTTAAATGATCAGTTAACTATTGCTACACCTATATTTAGCCCAGTTATGGCTAATCAGCAAACTAATAGTATTCAATCGATGGTAGTGCGTCTGGATAAACCTTTGGAATTAAGTGGGGTATCTGATTTTATGGATAATTTACTAACTACTTATGGTGATCAGATTTTACGTTACAAAGGTATATTATCCATTGCTAATGAGCCATGTCGTTTATTATTTCAAGGTGTGCAAAAGCTATATAGTGCTGATTGGGATAGAGATTGGCAAGCAGATGAAAAACGTGAAAGTGTGTTAGTTTTTATTGGTTTAAATTTACCTGAACAAGAGATTAGAGATGGATTTGCTAATTTATAA
- the hemF gene encoding oxygen-dependent coproporphyrinogen oxidase: MTLPIEAVKNYLLSLQDNICQTLEVEDGKATFIEESWNRPTGGGGRTRVISNGAIIEKGGVNFSHVYGQGLPPSATAHRPELAGRNFQAMGVSLVIHPENPHIPTSHANVRLFVAEKEGHAPVWWFGGGFDLTPYYAVEEDCIYWHQVAYDACKPFGEETYPRFKKWCDEYFYLKHRMEPRGIGGLFFDDLNDWDFETCFAFIQAIGNAYTKAYIPIIKRRKNTPFTEQQREFQAFRRGRYVEFNLVYDRGTLFGLQSGGRTESILMSLPPEVRWGYNWHPVPNTPEAELTEYFLTNRNWLNI, translated from the coding sequence ATGACTTTACCTATTGAAGCAGTAAAAAACTATTTACTATCATTACAAGATAACATTTGCCAAACCTTAGAAGTAGAAGATGGTAAAGCAACATTTATTGAAGAAAGTTGGAATCGTCCAACAGGTGGTGGCGGACGTACTCGAGTTATTAGTAATGGTGCCATTATTGAAAAAGGAGGCGTTAACTTTTCTCATGTCTATGGACAAGGGCTCCCTCCCTCAGCTACGGCACATCGTCCAGAGTTAGCTGGTAGAAACTTCCAAGCAATGGGAGTTTCACTAGTTATTCACCCTGAAAATCCACATATTCCTACCTCCCATGCCAATGTTAGGTTATTTGTAGCAGAAAAAGAAGGACATGCGCCTGTTTGGTGGTTTGGTGGTGGCTTTGACCTAACTCCCTATTATGCCGTAGAAGAAGACTGTATTTATTGGCATCAAGTTGCCTACGATGCTTGTAAACCCTTTGGTGAAGAAACATATCCTCGTTTTAAAAAATGGTGTGATGAATATTTTTATCTAAAACATCGTATGGAACCAAGAGGTATTGGTGGTTTATTTTTTGATGATTTAAATGATTGGGACTTTGAAACCTGTTTTGCTTTTATCCAAGCCATTGGTAATGCTTATACTAAGGCTTATATTCCGATTATCAAACGTCGCAAAAATACTCCTTTCACCGAACAACAAAGAGAGTTCCAAGCTTTTCGCCGTGGTCGCTACGTAGAGTTTAATCTCGTATATGACCGTGGCACATTGTTTGGCTTACAATCTGGTGGTCGTACAGAATCTATTTTAATGTCATTGCCTCCAGAAGTTCGTTGGGGATACAATTGGCATCCTGTGCCAAATACACCTGAGGCTGAGTTAACAGAGTACTTTTTAACAAATCGTAATTGGCTAAATATTTAA
- a CDS encoding DUF2628 domain-containing protein, whose translation MNNYKIFKNSLGIYEAVKQGWSWPAFFFGIIWTFVKRIWWLGFGLFIISILLQTIVGAAVKDMPMEEAVAIINGIGSVFGIVVCLLLGIYGNSLREKNLISRGYTQVATITAESPQRAITLFLEGEHSQLIM comes from the coding sequence ATGAATAACTATAAGATTTTTAAAAACTCTTTAGGCATTTATGAAGCTGTTAAACAAGGTTGGTCTTGGCCTGCATTTTTCTTTGGCATTATCTGGACGTTTGTAAAAAGAATATGGTGGCTTGGTTTTGGTCTTTTTATTATTTCAATTCTCCTACAAACTATTGTAGGTGCTGCTGTAAAAGACATGCCTATGGAAGAAGCAGTGGCGATTATAAATGGTATCGGGTCAGTATTTGGTATAGTTGTATGCCTGCTATTAGGGATATATGGCAACAGCTTAAGAGAAAAAAACTTAATCAGTAGAGGCTACACACAAGTAGCAACTATTACAGCTGAAAGCCCACAGCGGGCTATTACCTTATTTCTTGAAGGTGAACATTCTCAACTAATAATGTAA